From one Pseudomonas sp. B21-048 genomic stretch:
- a CDS encoding cupin domain-containing protein — protein MSTEQMAPETKGVAVELLATVDLGPEIEGMAGHQLRMRRVTIEPGGVFGPIHNHKDRPGTVYILQGTITDHRHGVATDYGPGVGWPEDRNTTHWLENRGTIPAVEISVDIVRQE, from the coding sequence ATGAGCACCGAACAGATGGCACCAGAGACGAAAGGTGTTGCGGTGGAGTTACTTGCAACGGTTGACCTTGGCCCTGAAATCGAGGGCATGGCCGGGCACCAGCTTAGAATGCGTAGGGTGACTATCGAGCCTGGAGGCGTCTTCGGGCCCATTCACAACCATAAAGACAGGCCAGGCACCGTTTACATACTGCAAGGAACGATCACTGACCATCGACATGGAGTCGCCACGGACTATGGACCGGGCGTGGGCTGGCCCGAGGACAGGAACACCACACACTGGCTTGAGAACAGAGGAACGATTCCTGCGGTGGAGATCTCGGTCGATATTGTCAGGCAAGAGTAA
- a CDS encoding isochorismatase family protein codes for MHALLILDMQVGLFHGPDKPWAGEALLNTLNSLLNKARKAGAPVFLARHVGPAGSPIEPASPLTQLLQELLLQGDEVIFEKSRPNAFAMTDLADRLKACGSQGVVIAGMNTQYCVDSTCRAARDLGFDAVLIADGHTCSDTPALTAENIVAHHNATLAGPFCRVVLAENWNF; via the coding sequence ATGCACGCACTGTTGATTCTCGATATGCAGGTTGGATTGTTTCATGGCCCGGATAAACCCTGGGCTGGGGAAGCGCTGTTAAACACTTTGAATAGCCTGCTGAACAAAGCCCGGAAGGCAGGCGCGCCTGTTTTCCTGGCTCGCCATGTGGGTCCGGCTGGCTCGCCTATCGAGCCTGCAAGCCCGTTGACACAATTGCTGCAGGAACTGCTGCTACAAGGCGACGAAGTCATCTTCGAAAAAAGCCGACCCAACGCTTTCGCCATGACTGACCTGGCCGATCGGCTAAAAGCTTGTGGATCTCAGGGTGTGGTTATTGCCGGAATGAATACCCAGTATTGTGTCGACAGCACCTGCCGCGCCGCACGAGATCTTGGGTTCGATGCAGTACTGATCGCCGACGGTCATACCTGCTCCGACACCCCTGCGTTGACAGCCGAAAATATCGTCGCTCATCACAATGCAACCCTGGCGGGCCCATTCTGTCGTGTCGTTCTCGCCGAGAACTGGAACTTCTGA
- a CDS encoding helix-turn-helix transcriptional regulator — MVFMSLRNRLQPSLVPEPIRRVEAGPWTIELLPGAAYATRYVATQAAIGFAFDSQRGLHAIGSDRVRPFDAMPNGLAFVPAGCDVWSESPTGGEYLRIMRTDGISLLGDRAFNNRIDQPAVNLALRMRRALLQASVEDDCEAWALALAERAEGIETSSAPPQGSITGSRMRLLDEFIDAGLDGPLGIQAMAGLLELSEGYFMRAFKNATGKSPHSYLIDRRLAKARASMRDSTARLSEIALSCGFNSQAHMTTAFKQRLGVSPAQLRRCSTYGQS, encoded by the coding sequence ATGGTGTTCATGAGCCTTCGAAACCGTCTGCAGCCCTCGCTCGTACCTGAACCGATTCGTCGTGTCGAGGCAGGGCCGTGGACGATCGAATTGCTACCCGGCGCCGCCTACGCGACCCGATATGTTGCGACCCAGGCAGCGATCGGCTTTGCCTTCGACAGCCAACGAGGCTTGCACGCCATTGGCAGCGACCGAGTGCGCCCCTTCGATGCCATGCCCAATGGGTTGGCGTTCGTCCCCGCTGGCTGTGATGTGTGGTCCGAGTCACCCACGGGTGGTGAATACCTGCGGATCATGCGCACCGACGGTATTTCATTGCTGGGTGACCGGGCATTCAACAATCGCATTGATCAGCCAGCCGTTAACCTCGCTCTGCGAATGCGCCGCGCGCTGTTGCAGGCCTCCGTGGAGGACGACTGTGAAGCCTGGGCACTCGCCTTGGCTGAACGGGCGGAGGGCATCGAAACGTCGTCGGCGCCGCCCCAAGGCTCTATAACTGGCAGCCGAATGCGCCTGCTCGATGAATTCATTGATGCTGGCCTCGATGGCCCTCTGGGTATACAGGCAATGGCAGGGTTGCTTGAGTTGTCCGAAGGTTATTTCATGCGCGCATTCAAGAACGCGACGGGCAAAAGCCCTCATAGCTATCTAATCGACCGACGCCTGGCCAAGGCCCGAGCATCGATGCGCGATTCGACCGCCAGGCTGTCGGAGATCGCACTCTCCTGCGGCTTTAACTCCCAAGCGCACATGACAACCGCTTTCAAGCAACGCCTTGGCGTCAGTCCAGCGCAATTGCGAAGGTGTTCAACGTACGGTCAAAGCTAG
- a CDS encoding threonine dehydratase, with protein sequence MHKLTRDDLEQAARHVYQVMPATAQYPWPLLAQRLGCTVWVKHENHTPTGAFKVRGGITFLHWLRCEHPDVKGIVSATRGNHGQSLALAASTLGLRALIVVPEGNSLEKNNAMRGFGGEVLECGRDFDEAREEAARLAQVHGLYLVPPFHTELVKGVATYALELFIAVPDLDTVYVPIGCGSGICGVIAARDALGLNTQVVGVVSKEAAAAKLSFEAGAICETASANTFADGLAVRKPVPDAFDIYGTASARIVSVSEGEIAEAMRVYYTDTHNLAEGAGAAALAALIQEREMMLGKKVGVILSGGNVDRSVYASIIAS encoded by the coding sequence ATGCACAAACTGACTCGCGACGATCTCGAACAAGCTGCCCGCCACGTATACCAAGTCATGCCTGCCACCGCCCAATACCCTTGGCCATTGCTGGCTCAGCGGTTAGGTTGCACTGTCTGGGTCAAACACGAAAACCATACACCTACAGGCGCTTTCAAAGTACGGGGTGGCATTACCTTCTTGCACTGGCTGCGGTGCGAGCATCCAGACGTAAAGGGCATTGTCTCTGCTACGCGCGGCAACCATGGTCAGAGCCTGGCGCTGGCGGCAAGCACGCTGGGGTTGAGGGCCTTGATTGTCGTGCCGGAAGGTAATTCACTGGAAAAGAACAATGCCATGCGCGGCTTTGGCGGCGAAGTGCTTGAGTGTGGTCGCGATTTCGACGAGGCCCGTGAAGAGGCCGCGCGTCTGGCGCAAGTGCATGGCCTCTACCTGGTGCCACCGTTCCATACCGAGTTAGTCAAAGGAGTGGCCACTTATGCGCTGGAGCTGTTCATCGCCGTGCCCGATCTGGATACCGTCTACGTGCCGATTGGCTGTGGATCGGGGATTTGCGGGGTGATCGCCGCCCGCGATGCGCTGGGCCTGAACACCCAAGTGGTGGGCGTGGTTTCCAAAGAGGCTGCGGCGGCGAAGTTATCGTTTGAAGCCGGGGCAATATGCGAGACCGCCTCGGCAAATACCTTTGCGGATGGCTTGGCCGTGCGTAAGCCAGTTCCCGATGCGTTCGACATCTACGGGACCGCTTCGGCGAGAATCGTCTCTGTCAGCGAGGGCGAGATTGCCGAGGCCATGCGCGTGTATTACACCGATACCCACAACCTCGCTGAAGGGGCAGGTGCGGCAGCGCTGGCGGCGCTCATTCAGGAGCGTGAAATGATGCTGGGCAAAAAGGTGGGTGTGATTTTGTCCGGCGGGAATGTGGATCGGTCGGTGTATGCGAGCATAATTGCGAGCTGA